GGGAATGCTCCCAGACTTTCAATATTCCTCAAGAGATGCAGACTGTGGGAGACTGACTGAGCACTGGGCTGGGCACTCACTTTGGTGTGATCTGGTACAGACACCCCTGGATCCTTTCCTTCTTGATGCCCCAGTGGCTGCATCTCATCAGGAGCTGGTCCCCGTGGGCACGGACCCTTTCAGAGGGCACTGCCTCTGCAGCAAGAGCACACACTTTCCCTAttgcttattattattatttccctGTGTCCTTACTGTCAGCCCAGGCAAACTGCTGGGGGTGGGATCCTGGATGGCCCAGAGGGGAAAGGGATCTCCAGTGCATGTTCTCGACAGGGATGTGGGAAGGACATGGGCCACATTTAGTGTCcttctgcagggcagagcagtgtggCGCTCGATGCTTTCCTCTGTTCCCAAGCGTGTGACACGGCACTGGCAGCACGCCCTTGGCAGGAGCGTTCCCGCAGGGACCCACGGTCTCTCTCTCCCACCTGCTGGGAGGAATgtgtccctcctgcagcaccgTGAGCAGGACAGGGGCAGCGATGCTCCCTACAAGCGTGGGAGGTGCAGGAGTCACAGGAGAGGAGCGTGAGAGTGAGTCACAGATCTCTTCAGCAGCGCAGAGAGATCCTGTCCTGTGTGAGGCACTGGAATCTGGCTCGGGACACCATCCCCTGCTCTCCACCAGTcacacagccaggcacagctcttTATCCAGAATTCTAATTAGCAGTGATTAATTGTGTCCTTATGCTTTATTCACGGCACTTAGCATATGCAAAGGACTGTTCAAGTTTGAAGTGGTGCTACTAATAatcacagattattttctttaaagttctCTGCAAACCACTGGAAAAATATAAGTTATTTCCCAACCTCCCATTGCATTTATAGCCCAGATCACCCACTGTGAAAGCTAAAATATGGAATCTGAAGACCAGAAGCTGGTCAGTCTGTTTTCATTAGCCCAGGTAcatgaaatacagagaataaaCTCCAAGTGTATGCAAGGGGAAGTAAACTAGACTTGCACAGTGCTTTCAGTCCTAGTTCTTCACCAAGAAGAAGccaagaaatatattttttctcttcccccacttctcccaaaacacacaaagaCACATACAGTCTTTGTGCTGACAGGACCCATTTAAAGAGTTATAGCTGACTCTTGATAATTCTCATTATGTTAATCCACAGACCTGTTAAGTCTCCCTATGAATGATAGTCTGTTTCCAGCTGTCAGTGAGGAATTAATAGCACTCTGCTATACTTTGCTATGATGTGACTTAAGATTTGGTTTCATGACTGCTTTAAGCTGATGTAagcctgtgctgcctctgcccttcTCCTCTCCATAACCTGGTCTCCTCTCCTTGCACTCTTTCTTCTCCTGGCCCCAGAACTTGGGGGTTCAGGATCTgctctggggggaaaaaagtcagtgATGCAGCGGATGGAGGAGCTGCATTGTCACTCCTGCTGTGAGCAAGTGGGAGATGCCATAGCCAAGGAGTGGGACTGCTCCTATTGGCAACAGCACATATTTAGATTTGTTTGGTAAAACAGATGTTTAGACATATTTCTGTTGGGGAAATGTCCATGGGCACCTTGCTGAAAATATCGTGGGCATGAAGAGAGATCAAATCCACCTAGATAAGTCAGTTTAGCAGCTCAGCTCTTCATTCTGGAAAGCAGACCAAGGCAGAGAGTGATGGAGAACATCAAAGTCATAAGTGGGACAAAGTTGGTGATTATTTAATAACTGTCTCTTCCACTGCAAAAATTAGAGGcaggaaatgaaagcagcagatgtCAACTTCAGAGCAGACAGGAATGGTATTTTGTTCACTCAGTGAATAGCTGAGATATGGAACTCATTGCCACAGGATGTTGCAGATGACAAAAGTTTACATGGATGCAGGAAGCAACAGTGCAAATTAATGTGAGAAAAACTCATGGAGGGCTTATCAGACGTAGAAACCCCAGCCAGATGCAGGATATCCTCCAGCCTCCTGGTAGGCTAGAAGAACATTGCTAGACTCTTACTCTTGTATCTTCCTCAAGCATCTGCCATTGGCTActggctcccagcaggcagggatgctgaCCTGGCCCAGAGACAGCAGTGCCTGAAGAAGGATCCTCCACCACGGAGCACAGCCCAAGAAATGACACTGAAGAGTGAGCATGCTGTTATGTGGTGAAACTGGCGGCACGTGCACTGACTTTGGAGGGCAGTGCTGTGTCAGGAGCTTTGCAGGTCTGATTCAGcacacccagagctgcacaggcagGTGTCCTCTGTGCCACCACCTTCTGCTGCAGAAGATGCTTTGATACCAGggcagctgctttcccaggactggcagaagtgaaaaaacCACTTGGCATGGTTGTGCCATTCCACCAGTGCCTCCCTGTCCACACAGGAGCACTTGGCTGTCATAAATACCAGTGAATGATCCCACCCAACCATCCCATCACAGCTTTCACAAAGCCCTGGGAAGACTTCCTGTGTGACAAGCAGTGACAGATTATGGAATGCATGGCTCTCCTCTTCTCCCTACTGCAGAAGCAGGAGACATTAATTTatcacctgatttttttttttctccttcaggttCTGATTTTGAGAAAATTTTGGTGCTTGTCAGCACTTCAGGACATGCAGCACCTCTCCGAGGTGGAGCCAGGGCAAGGTGTTTCCGAGCAGACCAGAACGAGGGAAGAAGCAGGGCATGACACCAAGTGAATGATTAATTTGCTGACAGCAGTCTGAGCATGCAGGTTCTTTCTAAGGGCTCTGTTTCATGTTCTGAAGTGGAAACAATTAAATTACTGCAATACTGAAAGCAGGAGGAGGTTGAGTGTCTTTAAAGTGTGCTCAAAACCATCCTGTCACTACTCCTGTGCCTGGAGAGGCAGTCTTTGTGAGCAGTGCTGTTCTGATAGAGATGGGGACTTTGAATCTCCTCACAGCTTGGGAATTAAATCCCTAGCTTGATCCCCGGGTCTCCCTGAGATGCCACTTGCACTGAGGGGAGATGGAGAAGGACAGGTGGGAGAGAAACTCCTCCTGAATAGATCGAAACCCCTAAGAGGCTTGCTGAGCACTGAGAAGCACTCTGGCTGCTCCCTTCCTTCAGGTACAAGTCAgaaggcagtgctggcagcagggtgcCAGGCACAGatgggtgctgcagggctgctcagcaggtcCCTGGCTCCAGACAGCTCCCCAgccatctctgcagcagctttgcacCCTCTTTGCTTTGGTAGAGCAGCACAGGTGGCTGCATGAGGACAAGGATTTCAGCACTCCCCCCACCACGGGGGCTCTGTGATCAGTATGAAATGTCATCTTTCCCCATTCCCCCCGCATCTCCTCCAGTGTCtgcaatttcttcttctgaaaactCACACATCGTTAACTTCAAACAGCCAGAGATTGGTGCAGAGTGAATCCTGGCAGAGCAGAAATGCCCGGGTTCAGAAGTGAGCCATTTTAGTTGTCGAgtcccctcctcctccactctctgccttttccctgccctgcccctctgagcacacacactggcagcagctgcagagccagtggGATGCTTTGCATTCCTGGcagagaaaaaatacagcagcaggTGAAAGGAAGCAAATACAGATCTGGCATTGTCCCTTGCCAAGCTGCTCTGTAAGAGCTCCTGTAAAAACAGACCTGCCCGTCTGCTTCCTGAACCACTGCAAACTGCTATTTTCAGTGTATCTGTTGAGAATTAACCCGTGTCTGAGAAGGGATAAGGATTTCACTTTGAAGGGGAGAGGCTGGGGGCTGAAGCAGCAGACAGAGTCAAGTCTGGGCCATGCTCAGAAAAGCACACCCAGCGAAGTACTCCGTGGTTTCTGCTGATCCTCTCCCATTTGCACCAAGATAGATGCAGGCAGCCCCGATTTTGCCCGCACGCAGGTGTGGGTGCCCGGTAAGAGCTGGAGTTTCTCCTGGCAAGCTCTCCGAGTATTCCTCCTCTGTAGAGCTGCACTCCAGCTTTCCTGCCGTGACAGTGATGTCCCCTTGTCCTCTCTTGGCAGGCCGGCCCTGTGTTGACTGCCACGCGTTCGAGTTCATGCAGAGGGCGTTGCAGGACCTGAAGAAGACGGCGTTCAGCCTGGACACGCGGGTAGGTGTCCTGCAGGAAAGCTTTCCCCCAGCCTTTATCTCCCGGGCCAGGTCTGCCTGTCTGGCTACAGCAGACATGACATCTCTGCTGACTCACTCCCACCCCAGCAAATAGGTTTATAGCAAACAAGCACAGATCATTTTTCACAGTCTGCAGAGGTTCAGTAATCATCATTTAGGCTGACTTCTTGCATAACAGCCGAAGGAATTACCTCAGACAGTCCCTGCACcaaggggagagggaaagaaggtgtgcaaaggagaggaaaacaagacagATTATTTATTCTGTGCCTCACACCATTGCTGTGGACTGACCATTttctgggcaggagcagaaatgagcaggagagagagaaggtggcaggcagggctggcagaggagagggaagcacACACACGCTTTGCTCAGGGATTGATGCTTTGTGGAAAAGGGAGAAGCAcattttttcatgcatttatCACAGCACACAGGGGATTCTGCCACTTTACATGCCTGTCTCCAGAGGTCTCAGTGAGCAAAATGAGGGAGTGTTAAATGCCCTGATTTTAGTAATTCATACTTGTGTGGGTTTGCAAATATGTGCAAACTGGCTGGGGTAGGATTTCCACAGTGGTTCTTCTGCTGAGGTTTGCAAGAGGCAGGAGGTCTCTCTCCTCAAACAAAGCCCCTCTCTATGTATGTCTTGCCCTACCTCTCCTTCCTTTTAGCAGGGCCATCCCTCTTGGGAGGTGAGAGGGCTCCATGCTCCTCTACAGTCACACTCAGCTCAAATTGTCATTCCCAGCAAAGCTAATCAAAGGGACATAAATCAATTATGTGTCTCAAACCATCAGACAATTATGTAGCTTTGCCTTTGGTTTCTTGTGACCTTGGGCAGCCATATCAGGCCATACACAATGAAGTTGGAGTGACTTCAACTTTCTTGAGCTATCAATAGCAAACTGATTAGGACAAAGTTCTGAGTTTGGGTTACATTCCAGAAGTTTCCCATGCACTTGAGTAATAATAAATAACTCTTAAGTGGTAAAGTGTCAGTAGAGGGGCTTTacctccagcagctgtgctggacaCTTCTGGTGCATAGCAGAGTTCCACTTGTTTGGATTAGGGTCAGCTGAAATGTTTTGTACTTACACATGACATGTCAAGACCAGGTGCAattgcagctgtgctgtttcTTATACTGTCAACAGGCTTTACTGGGaagttaaagatttttttttaattcaatggAGGCAGCACAATTCCTTAATCCCACCCACAGTGGTGTTCAGGTGTGTCTGTGATGTCTGTTCTCTCTGCAGAGTGGACTGAGGGTGCTGCCAGAGAGCAGTGCTGTCTTGGGAGAGGTGAGGTGGAATGTAAAGGGAGGAGCTGGTGCCAGGGTGCCACAAGATgagtttctgtttctgtgagGACCTGGACAGGCCTGGCATGCCAAGGCATGACTGAGACATGTCCCAGTGTTACAGAGCAAGGGGCATAGGAACAGTGCATCACAAAACCAAAGAGTTTGTAAGATTAGACCCTTAGACAACTGAGCTTAACACTACTGGTAAATAAAGGCTGAATTGCTGTACACCTTTCCCAGCCTTTGGATTGATACTCCAAAGGGCTTTCTATCAGAGGTACTTTGGATAAACACAAATTATTGAGAGATGCAGAGATAACTAAAGTGAAGTACAGCAACCAAGGCCCTACAAATGGCACACTGTGGCCTTCTATACTCTGAAAGGTAGAGCTTCCATATCCTTACTTCACTGCTGATGCTTGGCTCATGCTGACCAGCTATAATTTCTCAAGTTTGACACACAAATAACTTCACTGAATAACTCCTGAGTCTTGGAAATTGTTGCTACAAGGCCAAGCTCCATGCAGGATTGCTCCTGCATATCAGAGACTTTCTAAACCAATGCCATCAAGGCCACAATTAATATTTGTAATTGATACCTCCTTTCACAGTCTTTCAGTTTGCAATTgagtgctcccagagctgctcttcctgcctgtAAATAGTCCTGAGTGACGCCCAGGCAGAGTTTGTGGTAGCAGTGACAGCTTGATGGCATTGCTGTGAAATCCAATAAGCCTGTTTGATGTTAagatgattctatgatttctcCTGAGCTCCCAACAATGGGAGCATTCACTCATCCAAGATTTCATTGTGCAAGCAGGGAGCAGTGTTGAGCAGCGCCTTATTGCGCTAAGCTGATAAGTGAAAGCAGGCAAGGAATGTGAACAAACCCTCTTTAATGCAAAGGTGGGTGTCAAAAGTTTGAGTTGAGGAGGAtatggggctggggaggggagggaaagccATTCTGAAACAGCCTGTCCTGCACAAGCTTGCAGTCTGAGAAGAAGAAGTGAATAACAGGGagtgggcactgctgggggacaGAGGTACTgctgcccaggccaggcagaGATGGAACAGGACCCACACAGGAGTGCCCAGCTTCTCCTTTGGAAAGTGCCTTGGTTAATTAGCCCTTTGCTGTCCCTCGGGTGTCAGGAGGAATCAGGACAGAGGAACACCAGCAGGCTGAAGACCTTGTTGTTTCACGGAGCTTTGAGATAATTTCTTAAGAAGTGGGTTTCAACCTCTAATGGGTTTTTGCAGTGCAGATGGGAAACTCATCCACTGTGAATTTAAGCCCActaaattcattttttctcccctcaagAAACTCTTCAAAGCCAGTCTGCAAACTGCTTGAGAGACCGCAGACCACAGGGTGAAAACCACAAGATATGCTCAGGAAGAAGTTTCTCTTCAGTCTCAATTGCATTTGCTGATGTGAATTCCTTGCACCAACAATCTTGAGTCTCATGAGAAATTGGCTTCTGAAATGATGGTGCCATGCAAAAGAGTCAGCCTTTGTTTCTCCAAAAGTGTGACAAGAATccacaaaatatttaagttaCTTGATCACAATTAAATAAATGATACTTGAATATCTTTAAAGacctaaacatttttttctcccctgtatacagagaaaaaaagcttgGAAAAGCTTGTCCACTAAGGAGCTCCAAATACAAcaggaagtaattttaaatgttgtATATTTGGAATGGTTTTTAAGCTTTTGCTCAAGTAGTGATAATAAAGCAACTGTCAGTAATTTAACTCAGATTGAAATAGGAACCACACACTCAGACCTAGATCTGCCTTGAAAGATTATGAGTTTCAGACAACAGGGTTAGACTGACAGCTGGATTCAACTCAGAGTTGTTCCAGAGAAACAGCAGTGTAACTGAGAGCACAACTGGCTCCTCAGCACTTGCTATCTGGTGTAATTAAATTATACAGGACTGAAGGCGTTGTCAACAGGAAGCCATCAATCACCACAAAGGAATTAAGAGCAGTGCAGTTGAAAGTGGAATTTGTCGCAGCTCTTATAAAGGAcacttttaataattttgacAGACTACTCCCTAGAAGTTaactgtgaaaatgaaaacactcAAACTATAAAAATACTCTCCCTGCATCTCAGTTCTAAATATACTCATTTAATCACTTTTTCTGGATGAAAACCAGCACTAAGAACTATGATTTTTCACTCAGCAGAGCACCTTGGCTACAGCTGTGCAGAGGGATTAGATCTAATCAATTATATACTCCTTTAAAGCAATATATTCAGTTCTTTGATTTcattggtttttgttttgttttgttttgttttgttttgttttccagacagAAACCCTCCTCCTGAGAGCAGAAAAGAGAGGCCTGTGTGATTGCTTTCATGCAATACACTGAAATGAGCACTGGGATTTGGCCAATGGAcatatattcatttttaaaatgctgttcagTAAATTACAGGAAGATTCAGAGTGCAAGTTGTGCCCCACCataaggaaaagcatttttatcaAAACAGGTATAGCTcagattatttttgctttgttgtggTTTGTCACAAGTCTATGTGATATTGCATCTGCTGAAATGTCAAGAGAAGAAACAGTGCCAAAGTCTTGCTTATGGGTTTTATGCAAGGATAGCATTCTGCTTTTTTGGTATTTCAAGCCAAAAACTGCCCTTGGACTCTCAGGCCAACCTCTTGGCTTATGTGAATTGCCATAGATGTGTGAAAGTCAGTGaagtcaatttttaaaatgtatttatagaaGAATAACATGAAAAGGAATCTGCTTTGCCATGATGCATAGACACGTATTTACAAACAATCAGACTTGTCATTATATAGAAATTAATAGTTATCACTGACTGCTTGGCTGTCTAAGGAAGGGATTTGTTGCACAATTGTATCAATAGTCCAgtgcacagcaaacacagcaatCTGTCTCACAATTTTGATTTCTTCAGAGCCACACAGTAGCTGTGATCTTTTTGGAGAGATTTATTAAGTATCTAATGTGATCAGTAACATTTGTAATCACATGAATACTGCCTGGCAGTTGAACTGATTGCGTCTGCCAAAATCTTCTGGAGAAGTGTCTTTCATTAAGCAAATCACATGCTGGATTGAACCACTCAAAGTGGCCTCTACAGAGAGTTTTGGCAGAGAGCCTACACAATGCCTGCCTGCCCAGGAGTCTCTTGCAAACTGTGTTTTGGGAAATACTTCAATTCTACCAAAATGGTCCTTAGCTCTTGCACGGACTCTGCACTCTGTCAGGGTGGGTGCTGAtgttatttgtatttctgctgcagagacaAGAGAGAACAAACCAATTAAAGCAGTGTAGTAGTAGTAGACAACAAGATTGTGCCTTGTTACTCTTTAAAAGAGAATAGCAAATCCTTTCtcattgtttgcattttttcctttattttgggaagaacagaaaatggcCCCAGTGGAAAGTTCCTGTTGATAATGATACATTTTTCATTGGGCTTAAAACATCATCCCCAAAGTAGAGATTTGTGTGTCAGCTCAAGCATCTATGTACAGGCTCAAAATTTTTATACAAACAAGAATATtggaacagaataaaaaaaaaaaaaaacgtaATTTTACTAATTCTTTTCAGTGTGTCTGTCTTTCCATAAGCGGCTGGTGTTTTTGATATTTTGCTCTCAGCCTGCTCAGTAAGTTAGGATGGAAGCTGTGTGTTTCCAAACTGCTTCTCTCCCATTTTGTCTACAACATCAAACACAGGGAAATAGGGAACTTTGACCCACTGCCAAGTTGTTATTTCATGTGCAGTCCTACTCAGTAACACAAAGGAACATGTTGCCATATATATTGCCAAAGTTGTTTGAAAGGCGTGTGGTTCTCAGCAAGGAAAACCTTCCTTGCACCTGCATTTCAAATAAGAAATCCCCTTTGTCCTTTGTAGTATTCCAGCAAGCCCCTTTAGAGGTCCTTGGGACCTGTTTTGTGTACAAGAGAAGCAGcatgacacagcagcagctcccttctGGTAGCACCACCCTGCACTGTGGCACCGGTCAATAGAGCAGGAAAGGTTTTCCTCATATGTGGGAAtccaggacattcctctgggtgccctggatggccagagccgctggcagggggctctgagaccctggcatgcagccaaagacacacgtggggttctgatcttagcccatggagcaaattactaactctgtatggAGAATgacaagccacacacacaagtttagatattgtagtagaagtagtcacgaagtgaaaggaaggatttttgagtgctgtacaagggggttttaagccttgtacgcaggggtccaagttttgtacatgggggtcaggaggtctaagatggagggatttgggtgtgccctgtcctctttctttctccttcctagcctccatgtctttggtgatgttggcactcacagattggtttagagtagaaagtcaccattcagtatagatagtaggcattggggaaaaggtataaacatgtagtacgtaatatatgatataaaagatggcaccagccccctgggagggcagtgtgcctttgtctgatctgctgaacgggccacagcagttcaggaaaagaatttcttaagataaacaacaataaacaacctaaagaacagacaacagaagactactgagtctttctttgaaggcacgggttggaggagggacttttccatctttcggggtcaccccaatccggggctgggAACCCGACACTCATAGACCAAATTGTATTGTACAAAGAAAACAGTAGGATTAACACAACTTCCTTGCAAAATACCAGCCTTTGGCTTCTTTACTCTCACTTATATTTGGACCAAAGTAATGCACAGCTTTTGAGCCAGCTTTTTGCAGGAGATGGAGTCCCAGCACTGAACCTGTGAActttccagcacagctccccttTCCAGGGGGCAGCATGTCTGTGGTTTGGTATTGATATTGTGCATGCTTATTCTGCTGGTACCTTAAGGAATCTTGCAAAGTCTTGTTACAAGAACTGGGGGGGTTTTGTTCgtgttttcatttataaatatgGTTGCTCACGGTTGGGTTTTGATATATGCAGCTTGTTACAGTATAAAGGTGGAATGAATGACAAGTGGATGCTGTCTGACTCCCAAAGGGATCAGAGTGACACTGCAACTTTATGGTTGTAACAGAGTGAATATCCTGTACTTCTTTTTGTCTATAATGCAACACAATAAAAGGGCAAGATGCATTATAGTATTTGGTGTGCTTTGTTCCTGATAAGACAAATTTATGGTGCTTATGCATTAATTAATGCCTGTTCTTTAATTAGGCAGAAAATACACAGAGGAAACAtgctattttaaatacaaaaataagaaGACTTTGCATTTGGGCTAAAGGTACTAATATATTCTTATTTGCTGAAGTAGAAAATCCAACTGACTCTTGTTTGAAATAAAGATACAGCAATGATTTTGTGAGTTTCTTTAAGGATCTCTTACTCTATACTTGGTGGTTTTGATAAAGTTCCTTATAATTGCAGGATGGCATGAAGAAAAATTGGAGctagataattttaattttttttttttgctcaggaAGTGAATTTAAATTCGGAACCCCTTGAGTCTCCACTTCCTAAAAGAAACCCTGTATTTTGCAGATGGATTTAATTGCAGGAGTGCTTAAAGCAGAAAGGTTTTTCTCCCACCCAACACTtccagtacttttttttttgctgcagagcCAAGGCAGTTCTCGTGACCTTTTGAAGCCAAGCTGTGTCTTCTCTTCTTTtggtgcagtgctgctgctgctagcCCTGGGCACGTGGTGTTTGTACACAGGGTGGAATGCAGGTGGTAGCCTGTGAAATTCACAACCAAGTCCTCCCTGGAAGAGAAATGGCATAATCACATTAGTGTGGTGCTGTCTCTGGACAGGCAAGGTAACAGAAATCCTATTAACAGTCCCCACATCTCCACACCCTCTCATACCTGAGCCAGAGCCTTCTTTGGGTGTAATTCTGTGTGTATTCTAAGTCAGCAGTTTTGGAGTCCTAGAGTCTCAGGAGTTTTGGAGTTCTGAGTCTCAGAACAACTCTAGGAAGACATGACTGGATTTCATTCTGGAAATGGAAACACAGTTTACCTTGCTTGTAATGTAGAATCCTGTTAGGTAGCATCAAAGCTCAGTAGTATTATTGCTAGCTGAGTCTAGCTGGTGAATGGACTCTCTGGAATACTCTGAAAATCCTGTGGAATACCCTCTCCAGATGGAAACCTCATATTTGGAAACCAGTTATGTCTCTGTACCCAGAACTGTCTGTCAGTAAATCCTGGGTCATCTGAGCATCCAACACACATTCCccattttcagagaaataaagtgTG
Above is a window of Motacilla alba alba isolate MOTALB_02 chromosome 4, Motacilla_alba_V1.0_pri, whole genome shotgun sequence DNA encoding:
- the C4H4orf48 gene encoding neuropeptide-like protein C4orf48 homolog produces the protein MRAMARPPVWSEMRVGILLLSALSLLSARLVGAGQDPGSAIPAESRPCVDCHAFEFMQRALQDLKKTAFSLDTRTETLLLRAEKRGLCDCFHAIH